The Streptomyces sp. Je 1-332 genome has a window encoding:
- a CDS encoding Asp23/Gls24 family envelope stress response protein, with protein sequence MTTQDLTSNTAAPGSTEKDLGSELHRTTGGATTVSGATGAAQPAATRGKTSIADVVVVKIAGMAAREIPGVFDMGGGLSRTIGAVRDRVPGGRPNVGRGVKVEVGERQTAIDLDIVVEYGVPITDVAHDVRENVISAVERITGLEVVEVNVAVNDVHLPEDDNADSGAETRVE encoded by the coding sequence ATGACGACGCAGGACCTCACCTCGAACACAGCAGCACCCGGCAGCACGGAGAAGGACCTCGGCAGCGAGCTTCACCGCACCACTGGGGGAGCCACCACCGTCAGCGGAGCCACCGGCGCGGCCCAGCCCGCGGCGACGCGGGGCAAGACGTCCATTGCCGATGTCGTGGTCGTGAAGATCGCCGGCATGGCGGCCCGCGAGATCCCCGGCGTCTTCGACATGGGAGGCGGCCTGTCCCGCACCATCGGCGCCGTGCGCGACCGCGTTCCCGGCGGGCGCCCCAACGTCGGCCGCGGGGTGAAGGTCGAGGTCGGTGAGCGGCAGACGGCGATCGACCTGGACATCGTCGTCGAGTACGGCGTGCCCATCACCGACGTCGCCCACGACGTGCGCGAGAACGTCATCTCGGCGGTGGAGCGCATCACGGGGCTCGAAGTGGTCGAGGTGAACGTCGCCGTGAACGACGTGCACCTGCCCGAGGACGACAACGCGGACTCCGGCGCCGAGACCCGCGTCGAGTAG
- a CDS encoding DUF6286 domain-containing protein has protein sequence MTTPAAERGTTTVADRAVRRIAQRAATEALAPGAVEVEGGAAAVRGRRAQVGVTVTLPYPAVLDEAGESVRAHVTERTERLTGLTVSSARIRVRGLSRGLARRELPAGQLAPPVEAAGRAHRPWSQRRLPVGVLTLLAAAVCGVLLYDVVSVHAAGQAPARWRVRAMEWLGTHGPYGGTTSGVLAAIAVFALGVWLLVLALAPGRRGVLPMRPPLPGVRAAVDRRAVAVLLRDAVTGVPGVGRVRVRVGRRTARVRAGLEFGELEGARRAVAETAEATTTDLALAGPLRLRVRLRTAPGWRAPAGAGAGSGPESGAGSGSRAGAGPGRGTGSVPDAGSDPGAESRPWSGAGSRNGPGSGAGSEARPGPGAGSEPEAEPGCGPVPEAGSGPGAETGPGRGAGPWSGAEAGSGPGVRERSGPDEPNP, from the coding sequence GTGACCACGCCGGCGGCGGAGCGCGGGACGACGACCGTCGCGGACCGCGCGGTGCGCCGCATCGCACAGCGCGCCGCGACGGAGGCGCTCGCGCCCGGCGCGGTCGAGGTCGAGGGAGGTGCGGCGGCCGTGCGCGGCAGGCGGGCCCAGGTGGGCGTCACGGTGACGCTGCCGTATCCCGCCGTGCTCGACGAGGCGGGCGAGAGCGTACGGGCGCACGTCACCGAGCGCACGGAGCGGCTCACCGGCCTCACCGTGTCCTCGGCACGGATTCGCGTGCGGGGGCTGTCCCGGGGCCTGGCCCGCCGCGAACTGCCCGCCGGGCAGCTCGCACCGCCGGTCGAGGCTGCTGGGCGTGCCCACCGCCCCTGGTCTCAACGCCGCCTGCCCGTCGGGGTGTTGACCCTGCTCGCCGCCGCGGTCTGCGGGGTGCTGCTGTACGACGTGGTGTCCGTGCACGCGGCCGGGCAGGCTCCCGCACGGTGGCGGGTCCGGGCGATGGAGTGGCTCGGCACCCACGGGCCCTACGGCGGCACGACCTCGGGCGTCCTCGCGGCGATCGCCGTCTTCGCGCTCGGTGTCTGGCTGCTGGTCCTCGCCCTCGCCCCGGGCCGTCGCGGCGTTCTCCCGATGAGGCCGCCGCTGCCGGGGGTGCGCGCGGCAGTGGACCGGCGGGCGGTCGCGGTCCTGCTGCGGGATGCCGTGACCGGCGTACCGGGCGTCGGCAGGGTCCGGGTGAGGGTCGGCCGCCGTACGGCACGGGTGCGCGCCGGGCTCGAGTTCGGCGAGCTGGAGGGCGCGCGCCGGGCGGTGGCCGAGACCGCCGAGGCGACGACGACGGACCTCGCCCTCGCCGGCCCGCTGCGGCTGCGCGTGCGCCTGCGTACGGCACCCGGCTGGCGCGCTCCTGCGGGGGCCGGGGCAGGGAGCGGGCCCGAGTCAGGGGCTGGGTCCGGGAGCCGGGCTGGGGCTGGGCCCGGGAGAGGGACCGGGTCCGTGCCCGACGCGGGGTCCGACCCGGGGGCTGAGTCGAGGCCCTGGAGCGGGGCAGGGTCCAGGAACGGGCCGGGGTCCGGAGCGGGGAGCGAGGCACGGCCCGGGCCCGGGGCAGGGAGCGAGCCCGAGGCAGAACCCGGGTGCGGGCCCGTGCCCGAGGCAGGGTCCGGGCCCGGGGCTGAGACAGGGCCCGGGCGCGGGGCAGGGCCCTGGAGCGGCGCCGAGGCCGGGAGCGGGCCCGGTGTGAGGGAGAGGAGTGGCCCTGATGAGCCGAATCCGTAG
- a CDS encoding alkaline shock response membrane anchor protein AmaP, which yields MSRIRSGVNRVTLLCAAVVLLVSGAALASAVAPVRERLPAALPRLGADRVWLGREMLGRWRDHGWWPPVVIAALALLAVLFLCWAAAQIRTGRLRELPLGQPGITLSATALASAMAERARAVDGVARAHVRLLGRPRRLRARITLVLEPDGSPEAVLRELARDTIAEARAATAPRVLEADVRFTTRRHRVRRTH from the coding sequence ATGAGCCGAATCCGTAGCGGTGTGAACCGGGTGACTCTGCTCTGTGCGGCGGTAGTTCTCCTGGTTTCGGGAGCGGCTCTGGCCTCCGCGGTCGCTCCCGTCCGTGAGCGGCTGCCGGCGGCCCTGCCCCGCCTCGGCGCCGACCGGGTGTGGCTGGGCCGGGAGATGCTCGGCCGGTGGCGTGACCACGGCTGGTGGCCGCCCGTCGTGATCGCCGCGCTGGCCCTGCTCGCCGTCCTGTTCCTCTGCTGGGCCGCCGCCCAGATCCGCACCGGCCGGCTGCGCGAACTACCGCTCGGGCAGCCCGGGATCACGCTCTCCGCCACGGCCCTGGCCTCCGCGATGGCCGAACGCGCCCGAGCCGTCGACGGCGTGGCCCGCGCGCACGTACGACTCCTCGGACGCCCCCGGCGGCTGCGCGCCCGCATCACGCTGGTCCTTGAGCCCGACGGCTCCCCCGAAGCGGTGTTGCGCGAGCTCGCCCGGGACACCATCGCGGAGGCGCGGGCTGCGACCGCACCCCGCGTCCTGGAGGCGGACGTTCGCTTCACGACCCGGCGGCACCGGGTGCGGCGCACTCACTGA
- a CDS encoding rhodanese-like domain-containing protein has product MTSPTDLAPAEAAARLDRYTVIDVRSPGEYAAGHLPGAHNIPVDHLHMALPELKAAAARGELLMVCASGKRSASACDELAAADIPAATLAGGTTAWAEQGHPLHPSEGAPTAWPMERQVRLAAGALVVLGLAAGTRLRPARWLAAGVGAGLVFSAVTDSCGMAAVLARLPHNRPRATDLRTTLEAL; this is encoded by the coding sequence ATGACTTCCCCCACCGATCTGGCCCCCGCCGAGGCGGCCGCACGCCTCGACCGCTACACCGTCATCGACGTCCGCAGCCCCGGCGAGTACGCCGCCGGCCACCTGCCCGGGGCCCACAACATCCCCGTCGATCACCTGCACATGGCGCTGCCCGAGCTCAAGGCCGCCGCTGCCCGTGGCGAGCTCCTGATGGTCTGCGCCTCCGGGAAGCGCTCCGCTTCCGCGTGCGACGAGCTGGCCGCCGCCGACATCCCCGCCGCCACCCTCGCGGGCGGCACCACGGCCTGGGCCGAACAGGGCCACCCGCTCCACCCCTCGGAGGGCGCGCCTACGGCCTGGCCGATGGAGCGCCAGGTGCGGCTCGCCGCCGGGGCCCTTGTCGTCCTCGGCCTCGCCGCCGGAACCCGCTTGCGGCCCGCGCGCTGGCTGGCCGCGGGTGTCGGCGCCGGCCTCGTCTTCTCCGCCGTCACCGACAGCTGTGGCATGGCCGCCGTGCTCGCGAGGCTTCCCCACAACCGCCCTCGCGCCACCGACCTGCGCACCACACTGGAAGCCCTCTGA